From Bifidobacterium longum subsp. longum JCM 1217, one genomic window encodes:
- a CDS encoding pseudouridine synthase: MIDEPHIPFEMDVLYEDERIIVVDKPHFLATMPRGMWYRQTALIRLRERLGEPDITPAHRLDRMTAGVLVFVRDPACRGAYQMLFQNRQAVKVYECLAPCRPISRPRFGTIMQVEPPRPFPLLRRSHITKEHGTMAAFEEPGLANAETLIERGDLCFPPADGRWREAPEGGPHPGNHPICRYTLHPRTGKTHQLRVHMNSLGLPIVGDDFYPRIQTRPYDDFSQPLQLVARMLRFTDPITGEKREFVSRVPLKI, translated from the coding sequence GTGATTGACGAGCCTCATATTCCGTTTGAGATGGACGTGCTGTATGAGGACGAGCGGATCATCGTGGTGGACAAGCCGCATTTTCTGGCCACCATGCCGCGCGGCATGTGGTATCGGCAGACCGCGCTGATCCGATTGCGTGAGCGGCTGGGGGAGCCGGACATCACGCCAGCGCACCGATTGGACCGCATGACCGCCGGCGTATTGGTGTTCGTGCGGGATCCGGCCTGCCGCGGCGCGTATCAGATGCTGTTCCAGAACCGGCAGGCCGTCAAGGTCTATGAATGCCTGGCGCCCTGCCGGCCGATCAGCCGCCCGCGATTCGGCACGATCATGCAGGTCGAGCCGCCACGCCCGTTCCCATTGCTGCGCCGATCGCACATCACCAAGGAACACGGCACGATGGCCGCATTCGAGGAACCGGGTTTGGCCAACGCCGAAACCCTCATCGAGCGCGGCGACCTCTGTTTCCCTCCCGCTGACGGGAGGTGGCGCGAAGCGCCGGAGGGTGGTCCCCATCCGGGGAATCACCCCATCTGCCGCTACACACTCCACCCGCGCACCGGCAAAACCCACCAATTGCGCGTCCACATGAATTCGCTCGGCCTGCCCATCGTGGGCGACGACTTCTACCCGCGCATCCAGACGCGCCCCTACGACGATTTCAGCCAACCATTGCAGTTGGTAGCACGCATGCTGCGATTCACCGATCCAATAACAGGCGAGAAGCGCGAATTCGTTTCCCGTGTGCCGCTTAAGATCTGA